The Juglans regia cultivar Chandler chromosome 6, Walnut 2.0, whole genome shotgun sequence genome contains the following window.
AACaatatactatttatttatttatttttaaaattttttggacCCACATTGTTGTAGCTTGTTTATAGATTCCAAGGATTTTCGAAGAATTTAGACCAtggcattttcaaaatttttacagGGGCCAAGAagatttttttcacattttccaaagaGCCAGAGGGGATCATCCGGTTCTCTTTCGGAAGCAGGAGGTGGGAGTTAATGGTTTTCCCCCTAGCCCGCCCTTGTCTCCACCAGTGTGCATGGGCCATAATGACATGAATTCATAATGCATGCAAAACAACAGGGGTTTAACAACTTTTCTCCCTTTATTCTCGAGTATGAATGACCAGGAAATAAAGTAGAAAAGTTGTATTCCTTTCACTGAAGAGAACTGCATGACTTACCGCCAAAGGAAGGCCAAGAATTGCAAAAATCAGCAGTGCAGTAATCACAATGCCATCTGGAGGAAGAGCATGGCCTTCAGTGTGAACACTCTTTGCCACAAAGGTAAGTACTAGCATTGCAATAAAGCAGAGAGCCATGAGGATATTTGAAATCCCCCATATAAAACCAGCCCCCCATTTCCTACACAGCTTCTCCATGAGCACCGAAGTTATTCCTAGAACAACTGAATTCAGCATCAGACCAAGCGCACCCATTCTAACTCCAGTACTATAATTCGGCCCTTGATTAGGCTCACCACCATAAATCTCTCGACCCATCCAATCAGtatcaaaaagaagaaatggaaaccATCCAATCCAGGTCAAAGCAGTAACAAGCAGGATTACCCATATAGGCCCTGAAAAATATCTAATAGTCCCAAAAAGTTCCCAGAGGAAAGCTTCTTCAGCATGACCTGACGTTCCTGGCCCATCTTCAACAATGGGGGTGGATCTGTCACTTGAAACTAGAGGCACTTCCTGAGCAGCTGCTATGCTTATGTACGTGGTAATTGCAATGAATacaatgtcaataaaaaaagCAGACTTGAGATTTGCGCAATTAGCATTGCATGCAGATGTATAAGTAAATGGAAAAATCTTGAACCAGCCATTGTATGATCCAGTGGCAAAGCCAAGAACATTACCAACAGCCATAAATAGAGAGAAATACGCATTTGCTACTCGAGTCCTTCGATGATCCTTTCCTAGCATGACAGACATTTAGCACAAGACAAGTcaattttttggttgtttgcaTAACTTATATCTTTTGACacattttaatctttttcacATGTTACATACATGCACACTAATGCGTACATGCCAAGTGGTGTTTCTGAAAAGAATGAACCATAATGGATGCACCATTTTCATTGTATTTTGGAAATATCATTCTGTGCagagatttttcattttttcaaataattgtGGCATTCTACAGTCTGCAGGGTTGATTGCAAGGATAACGTCTCACAATAAACATATGATCTGGATGTCCTGCACCATTCAATGGTGAACCTGGATATAACCATAGCCATCCACAATCATCACATTATTCATCGAGAATCTGATACAACTTTGACGGAATGAATGctgattaattttatttgcatGATCCACACATCAACAGGtgacattcttttatttttcaatattgacTGAGCTCAGCCAACAATAAGCAATGTGGAACATTCTCAAAGTTTTCTCGACCTTGCGAAAAAATTAATGCCAGGCAAAGTCTGGTTCGAGAAGATTGTAGTacttttatttctatacaagGGATCCATTAATAGAGAAATCTTAACCAGTTTCGAGACAAGACATATTCTTGTCAATAATTAACAAGCGTGCAAATGCACTCTTAAAATGCCCGCAAACTCGTCATTTTCTTATCCATGTTTGCAACGATAAAATTATccgtataataataataataacaacaataacaataataagcGAAGGTAGTTTACCAGTGAGATCAGCAAGCAGAGCTCTACAAGGACCCTGAGTCATGTTATTGGCCACATCCAGAATCCAAAATCCGAACACGAAAGCACCCACGGCTCTCGGCCTGACGTTGCCTCGATCACCTAGAAACCACCCGATGTCTGCCGAGTGTCCGATGATCAGGACGGAGAACGCGATCAACACTGCCCCGGAGAATATAAATGGCCGACGACGGCCGAAGCGGCTGGTGCATCGATCGCTCATGTGGCCGACAAGGGGCTGGACGAGGAGGCCCGAGAGCGGGCCACACAGCCATATGACGCTGGCCCAGGCGTGAGGGATACCAAGCTCCTGCACGTAGGGAGTGAGGAGAGATAGCTGCAAAGCCCACCCAAACTGAATCCCACACGCCACGGAAGCCACTCGCAGCAAGCGCCTCAACGGAACCCTAGCTACAACCGCCGGTCGAGCCCTGCCCCGATGGCGCTCCGTTTCAGGGATCGCCATTTTGATCTCAGTTTTCTCGATCTCACTCTCTGCCTGATAACTCCAGCTTTTTTCACTTTCTCGTTTCACTCTGTATCTCCGTAACTGTTTCTTGAAGAAGAGCGGGAGCGAGCGGGCGGGTTTGGAGTCTGGACGATTCACCGAGCTGTGGATCCGGTCGGAACCGCGCCTCGGAGCTTTGACTGTTATGATTTTGCGAATTACAAATCTGCCCTTTTTCTTACCCTCAATTTCCGGGGGAGGTTTGGATAAAGTGCCGATATATGATTGGATGTTAAAGAGCATATAATTATcagatatttcctttttttttttttattttttaaagaaaacaataaagttttaaataagggtagtgataggcttactacctatctactacccatctattatttatagtgtttttatttttttatcattttattttaagtatttttttaacatccttaatcattaagaaaaaatttaaaaaatatataaatttactaattatcacttccttaactattaagtaaaataaaaaattataaaaaaatcaaatataaaaaaaatagtaaatgagtagtaaaagagtagtaaccctatcattttcctttaaataaaatttttatctaaacatGATTTTCGTACAAGGTCTTGTTTGTATTcgaaatttatctcaatttattttaattcatctcattattataattttttaaaatttctacataaaatataataaacaatttaattttttcaaatttcaaatcaactttttcaaatttccacacaaaatataataaataattcaacttttattctattattcacaaatcatctcaacatatttcaacccatctctgaatccaaacaactccttaatgttatatatttatctttccgaacattttaaattctttttccaaagtatttagtatttatataaGAGATTGAAGTAAAATCAATATAGCATAAATTtaatgagttattctatttataagttgcaagaaatttaattttgaaacttttcttaCAAATCATATTATGCCAAGTCAACAGTGAGAATAGTGTACCATTTACACCGGCTTGTAAATaggatttttcatatttaatgttTTGAGTATCCGTCTCTCATTGaattaaagaataattaaaaactatatgaatccaaatactaaagttatttttgtgttaattaaatctaatataaaaataaataaagatagatTATTTGTTAACATCTAAGGGGGAGTGGAgaatagataaatgatatttactaTTATAGTTTGTGTAAGTTTtacatattctttttgaaaaaattagataaatttgagacccatatgaattaattaattatttaataatgaactctattttttttcaaaaataatgtatatgacttatatattttaagactgtatctaacattattaatatgaataaGTAGTTAGCGTGTTACTTTGTGTTTGGAGATGAGAGCCTAACAACCAAATGTCTAATGAGTCATGGGTAGGCCAAAAAGGGCCGACCTATGTGCCTTAGTATAATAGCACTTGATTAAAGTAAGGTATTTGGGAGtgcctttttttcattttccagaTGGGAATatgaagaaaattgagaaaaagtTGTGAGCATTATGCTTATTTCACAAG
Protein-coding sequences here:
- the LOC108981737 gene encoding sucrose transport protein SUC4-like, translated to MLFNIQSYIGTLSKPPPEIEGKKKGRFVIRKIITVKAPRRGSDRIHSSVNRPDSKPARSLPLFFKKQLRRYRVKRESEKSWSYQAESEIEKTEIKMAIPETERHRGRARPAVVARVPLRRLLRVASVACGIQFGWALQLSLLTPYVQELGIPHAWASVIWLCGPLSGLLVQPLVGHMSDRCTSRFGRRRPFIFSGAVLIAFSVLIIGHSADIGWFLGDRGNVRPRAVGAFVFGFWILDVANNMTQGPCRALLADLTGKDHRRTRVANAYFSLFMAVGNVLGFATGSYNGWFKIFPFTYTSACNANCANLKSAFFIDIVFIAITTYISIAAAQEVPLVSSDRSTPIVEDGPGTSGHAEEAFLWELFGTIRYFSGPIWVILLVTALTWIGWFPFLLFDTDWMGREIYGGEPNQGPNYSTGVRMGALGLMLNSVVLGITSVLMEKLCRKWGAGFIWGISNILMALCFIAMLVLTFVAKSVHTEGHALPPDGIVITALLIFAILGLPLAITYSVPYALISTRIESLGLGQGLSMGVLNLAIVIPQVVVSLGSGPWDQLFGGGNSPAFAVAALAAFASGLTAILAIPRSGPQKPRGLT